One window of Nostoc sp. C052 genomic DNA carries:
- a CDS encoding TIGR02588 family protein: MTKTEQQPERSIAEWVTFSIASLILAIIVSLVGYTWLNEKNQPPILSVTKKQTIREIDGQFYVPFEVVNTGGDTAESVQIMAELLIDGKITETGEQQIDFLSSGESEEGAFIFSQNPRQGQLNLRVGSYKLP, encoded by the coding sequence CTAAAACAGAACAACAACCAGAGCGCTCAATAGCTGAGTGGGTAACATTCAGTATTGCCTCACTTATCCTAGCAATCATTGTGAGTCTAGTGGGCTACACTTGGCTGAACGAAAAAAATCAACCTCCCATCCTTTCTGTTACCAAAAAACAAACCATTCGGGAAATTGATGGTCAATTTTATGTTCCCTTTGAAGTTGTGAATACTGGAGGAGATACAGCTGAGTCAGTTCAGATTATGGCTGAGTTACTAATTGACGGCAAAATTACAGAAACAGGAGAGCAACAAATCGACTTTTTATCGAGTGGGGAAAGCGAAGAAGGCGCATTTATATTCAGCCAGAACCCGCGTCAAGGCCAGTTAAATCTGCGCGTTGGTAGCTATAAATTGCCATAA
- a CDS encoding D-alanine--D-alanine ligase family protein, with translation MTKLRVGLLFGGRSGEHEVSINSARAIAKALSAEENANKYEILPFYIQKNGRWLAGEAPQKVLATGSPLLESEESTSEGNLISNPQAQTLSKWQSPSQVAQVDIWFPILHGPNGEDGTIQGLLTLMQVPFVGSGVLGSAMGMDKIAMKIAFEQAGLPQVKYKAITRAQVWSNPCVFPKLCDDIETALGYPAFVKPANLGSSVGIAKVRSRQELEAALDSAASYDRRLVVEAGVVAREVECAVLGNDQPQASIVGEITYDSDFYDYETKYTEGRADLLIPAPIPDAIARKVQDMALQAFAAVDAAGLARVDFFYVEATQEVLINEINTLPGFTATSMYPQLWAHSGVPFPELVDRLIQLAIARHSPS, from the coding sequence ATGACTAAGCTGCGCGTGGGGTTACTGTTTGGCGGTCGTTCGGGAGAACATGAAGTTTCAATCAACTCAGCACGGGCGATCGCTAAAGCCTTAAGTGCAGAGGAAAATGCTAACAAGTACGAAATCCTGCCTTTTTATATTCAAAAAAATGGCCGTTGGCTTGCGGGAGAAGCACCCCAAAAGGTTTTAGCAACCGGTAGTCCACTACTGGAATCGGAAGAATCAACTTCTGAGGGAAATCTTATATCCAACCCGCAAGCCCAAACTCTGAGTAAGTGGCAATCTCCCTCTCAAGTTGCCCAAGTGGATATTTGGTTTCCCATTCTCCACGGCCCCAATGGTGAAGACGGAACAATTCAAGGGTTACTTACCTTGATGCAGGTTCCCTTTGTGGGTTCTGGGGTGTTAGGTTCGGCAATGGGGATGGATAAAATTGCCATGAAAATTGCCTTTGAGCAAGCGGGACTACCACAGGTAAAATATAAGGCGATTACGAGAGCGCAGGTTTGGTCTAATCCTTGCGTATTTCCGAAACTTTGTGATGACATTGAGACAGCATTAGGTTATCCTGCTTTTGTCAAGCCGGCGAATTTGGGTTCATCAGTGGGTATTGCCAAAGTCCGATCGCGCCAAGAATTAGAAGCAGCTTTAGATAGTGCTGCCAGTTACGATCGCCGATTAGTTGTAGAAGCTGGTGTTGTCGCCAGGGAAGTTGAGTGTGCCGTTTTAGGTAATGATCAACCCCAAGCCTCTATCGTTGGAGAGATTACTTATGACAGCGATTTTTATGATTATGAAACTAAATATACTGAAGGCCGGGCAGATTTACTGATACCTGCACCGATTCCAGATGCGATCGCTCGTAAAGTTCAAGACATGGCTTTGCAGGCTTTTGCCGCTGTTGATGCTGCGGGGTTAGCAAGGGTAGATTTTTTCTATGTGGAAGCGACACAAGAAGTTTTAATTAACGAAATCAATACGTTGCCAGGCTTTACTGCAACTAGTATGTATCCTCAACTATGGGCCCATAGTGGAGTTCCTTTTCCAGAATTAGTTGATCGGTTAATTCAACTTGCGATCGCTAGACATTCTCCTAGTTGA
- a CDS encoding pentapeptide repeat-containing protein — protein MNAEELKRRFAAGERYFPAVNLSKNKLIGAYLPGINLWGSDLSGANLAKAKLWGADLSRTNLANANLTRANLSGVKLNEANLRGAKLNYAKLYGANLTGAYYDESTRFSKGFDPISRNMQKV, from the coding sequence ATGAATGCTGAAGAATTAAAAAGGCGTTTTGCCGCAGGAGAAAGATATTTTCCAGCCGTCAACTTGAGTAAGAACAAGTTGATTGGAGCCTATTTACCTGGAATCAATTTATGGGGGTCTGACTTGAGTGGAGCTAATCTAGCTAAAGCTAAACTCTGGGGAGCAGATTTAAGCAGAACTAACTTAGCCAATGCGAATTTGACCAGAGCTAATTTGAGTGGTGTCAAACTGAATGAAGCAAATCTTCGGGGAGCCAAACTCAATTATGCCAAGTTGTATGGAGCGAATCTGACTGGCGCTTACTACGATGAAAGCACACGATTTTCTAAAGGTTTTGACCCCATCAGTAGAAACATGCAGAAGGTGTAA
- the argC gene encoding N-acetyl-gamma-glutamyl-phosphate reductase — protein sequence MTTKPKIFIDGESGTTGLQIYSRLNQRDDIELVSIEASKHRDATERAKLINAVDVVILCLPDDAAREAVSLVSNTRVKILDASSAHRTGKNWVYGFPELNPGQREKIASAQFVSNPGCYPTGFLACIRPLIAKGLLNSNFPVTINAVSGYSGGGKNLIKQYHSFHEQQAGAESLYPYGIYGLQFGHKHVKEMHHYSGLASPPLFVPAVGDFEQGMLVQVPLPLGTLDNPPSGEVIHQAIANYYKSEKFVQVAPFQDSTLLRDGTFLDAIALNGTNIVQVFVFANDTTKEVLLVARLDNLGKGASGAAVQNLNIMLGFPEELGLS from the coding sequence ATGACTACCAAACCGAAGATTTTCATCGATGGAGAATCGGGAACCACAGGCTTACAGATTTACTCACGTCTCAACCAACGGGATGACATTGAGTTAGTTAGCATTGAGGCATCTAAACATAGAGATGCAACTGAGCGAGCCAAACTAATTAATGCTGTTGATGTTGTCATTCTCTGCTTGCCTGATGATGCGGCCCGCGAAGCTGTGAGCTTAGTCAGTAATACTAGGGTTAAGATCCTGGATGCTAGTAGTGCCCATCGCACAGGTAAAAACTGGGTATATGGCTTCCCTGAACTAAATCCAGGACAGCGAGAAAAAATCGCCAGCGCCCAGTTTGTCAGCAATCCAGGCTGTTATCCTACAGGATTTTTAGCCTGTATCCGTCCGTTGATTGCTAAAGGACTTCTAAACAGTAACTTTCCCGTCACCATTAATGCAGTGTCAGGTTACTCAGGTGGCGGAAAGAATCTCATTAAACAATATCATAGCTTCCATGAACAGCAAGCTGGGGCAGAGTCACTCTATCCTTATGGCATCTACGGTTTGCAGTTTGGGCATAAGCACGTTAAGGAGATGCATCATTACTCAGGGTTAGCATCGCCGCCGCTATTCGTACCGGCAGTGGGAGATTTTGAACAGGGGATGCTAGTACAAGTGCCTTTGCCATTGGGTACTTTGGATAATCCGCCATCAGGTGAAGTTATTCATCAAGCGATCGCTAACTACTACAAAAGTGAAAAGTTTGTGCAGGTTGCTCCATTCCAAGATTCTACTCTACTACGAGACGGAACATTTCTAGATGCGATCGCACTAAACGGTACCAATATTGTTCAGGTTTTTGTATTTGCCAATGACACTACCAAAGAAGTGTTGTTAGTTGCTCGTCTTGACAACCTGGGTAAAGGTGCATCAGGAGCCGCCGTCCAAAACCTAAACATCATGCTCGGTTTTCCAGAAGAGTTGGGATTGTCATGA
- a CDS encoding transposase, with amino-acid sequence MIKPRFQGKYRVESTRLPNRNYAANGWYFITICTKDCFDHFGQVVSGQIKLSEIGEIAQKYWVQILNHFQDIQIDTYVIMPNHVHRIVVIDKPLSPNVETLQCNISIQHDRIQQETLCDVTQRQFMSEIFPKPGSLSAIARSYKSAVTRWCRENGYENFAWQPRFYDHIIRADGSLDQIREYIIYNPIKWDKDKNNPTNLWM; translated from the coding sequence ATGATCAAACCAAGATTTCAGGGCAAATACCGCGTAGAGTCCACCCGTTTACCAAATCGAAATTATGCTGCTAATGGTTGGTATTTCATCACCATTTGTACTAAAGATTGCTTCGATCATTTTGGTCAGGTCGTGTCAGGTCAGATAAAACTTTCGGAAATAGGAGAAATTGCTCAAAAATATTGGGTACAAATTCTCAATCATTTTCAAGATATCCAAATTGATACATACGTAATTATGCCCAATCATGTCCACAGAATTGTAGTTATTGATAAACCCCTATCCCCAAATGTAGAGACGTTGCAGTGCAACATCTCTATACAACACGACAGAATTCAACAAGAAACTTTATGCGACGTTACCCAGCGTCAATTCATGTCTGAAATATTCCCAAAACCAGGTTCATTAAGTGCGATCGCACGATCGTATAAATCTGCCGTTACCCGTTGGTGTCGGGAAAATGGTTATGAAAATTTTGCTTGGCAGCCTCGATTTTATGACCACATCATTCGTGCCGATGGTTCTTTAGACCAAATTCGAGAATACATCATTTATAATCCCATCAAATGGGACAAAGACAAAAATAACCCTACAAATTTATGGATGTGA
- a CDS encoding TonB-dependent receptor, producing the protein MKPRLHCATIFNLKLMGAMPIALCLVLYPAIVKAEITSENLLFSDSPPQADKGVEEEAREQGAGSGGKALKSPHLLGSSKQQFPSDEFSSTSLALTTDTSIPDVQASETEIQPFQPANSVDLPTGLNKVAGIEEKTEVQTFQPANSVDLPTGLNKVAEIKNKNDEGKETETQLQASPTAIQPFQPATSVGLPRGLRKIAGVENGQGVNENLPVSPTLPISTAIKILTPTADSVVDVQASTVIVQFPVGSQVELRVNGTLVDPSLVGRTESDATTNLVTQTWYGVSLKEGVNTISAKIIGGTEPPVTVQVAVRGAPQQLTLETVESRIPADGRSTATIRGQLLDAGGNRSNRDAVVTLIPSAGEFVGKDFKPDEPGFQVEAKGGQFTAILRSQLKAETVRIRAITNNLEAFTQLQFETALRPSLVTGVIDLRLGARGTNYYGSFRDFLPPDKNNGTQLDFHSAVFATGAIGEWLFTGAYNSSRSLNEDCDCNNRLFRTYQSSEQNYPVYGDSSKVDVVTPSIDSVFLRFERSSRIPGVSPDYAMWGDYNTEEFARGSQQFTAITRQLHGFKANYNLGNLQITGFYGDHLEGFQRDTIAPDGTSGYYFLSRRLLQAGSENVFIELEELNRPGTVLERKQLNRGPDYEIDYDRGTLLFREPMLRTDVDQAGQVLVRRIVVSYQYDDQNSDGNIYAGRLQYNLSRKLNQESWIGATYIQENHGVRDFQLYGVDALIALGENGKLVAEYAHSTNDSDVVGRVRGDAYRLEAEGQIANGIQGRAYYRFADTGFANNATVSFVPGQTRYGAQVTAKVTSTTNLRAQYDHEDNFGIAPQPLDTFEELFAPSSNAIPGSRVDNSLTTISAGIQQRLGSAIIDLDWIHRHREDRIPDSSLSSNSDQLRSRFSIPLAKNLTFQAQNELSLSSQKDPIYPDRTIFGLNWAVIPGVSVSLAQQFYSSGQYSGNSITSLSVNGEHKLGSDTTLTGRYSILGGANEITTQGAIGLNNRWTIASGLRLNVAYEHVFGNFFGRTAAGQQYAQPFAFGQSASAIGFDGGDSYSIGLEYSDNPQFQASARYEHRSSSGGGNTVITAAAAGKISPALTALVRYQQAGSSNQKLSGLGDTANLKLGLAYRDPNNDKFNALLRYEYRQNPSSIPDTILLGSGTGSQDHTFALEAIYAPNWQWEFYGKYALRNSTSYLANDLAGTSTVNLAQLRATYRLGYSWDLVGEARVISQSSYSETGFVVETGYYLTPNLRVSAGYVFGKVDDRDFSGTRSAGGAYLGFTVKLNELFDGFGQQKIPPRQPQESAMKTLVNKLKAATRGMQKREI; encoded by the coding sequence ATGAAACCCAGACTGCACTGTGCAACTATATTTAACCTGAAATTGATGGGGGCAATGCCAATAGCTCTCTGCCTGGTTTTGTATCCTGCTATAGTCAAAGCTGAAATTACTAGTGAAAATCTCCTTTTCTCTGATTCACCTCCGCAAGCAGACAAGGGTGTTGAAGAAGAGGCAAGGGAGCAGGGAGCAGGGAGCGGGGGAAAGGCTTTGAAGTCTCCTCATCTTTTGGGAAGTTCTAAGCAGCAGTTTCCATCTGATGAATTTTCTTCTACTTCTTTAGCACTAACTACTGATACCTCAATTCCAGATGTCCAGGCAAGTGAAACGGAAATACAACCGTTTCAACCAGCAAACTCTGTTGATTTGCCCACAGGCTTAAATAAAGTAGCTGGAATTGAGGAAAAGACGGAAGTACAAACATTTCAGCCAGCAAACTCTGTTGATTTACCCACAGGTTTAAATAAAGTAGCCGAAATCAAGAACAAAAATGATGAAGGTAAAGAAACCGAGACACAGTTGCAAGCTTCTCCAACGGCAATACAACCATTTCAACCAGCAACTTCGGTAGGTTTGCCTAGAGGCTTACGCAAAATAGCAGGAGTAGAGAACGGACAAGGGGTGAATGAAAATCTTCCTGTGTCTCCCACTCTCCCAATATCTACAGCTATCAAAATCCTGACTCCAACGGCTGACAGTGTTGTAGATGTCCAAGCTAGCACGGTGATTGTGCAGTTTCCTGTTGGTAGTCAGGTGGAATTGCGGGTGAATGGCACTTTGGTAGACCCTTCTTTAGTAGGACGAACTGAAAGTGATGCTACCACTAACTTAGTAACGCAGACATGGTATGGTGTCTCGTTAAAAGAAGGCGTAAACACCATCTCTGCAAAAATTATTGGAGGAACAGAACCCCCTGTAACAGTGCAAGTCGCAGTGCGGGGAGCGCCACAGCAACTAACTTTAGAAACAGTTGAGTCTCGTATCCCAGCGGATGGACGTTCTACAGCAACAATCCGGGGTCAACTGCTCGATGCAGGTGGCAATCGCTCTAATCGTGATGCTGTTGTTACTCTTATACCCAGTGCTGGGGAGTTTGTTGGGAAAGACTTTAAGCCCGATGAACCCGGATTTCAAGTGGAGGCGAAAGGAGGACAATTTACAGCGATATTGCGATCGCAACTGAAGGCCGAAACTGTCCGAATTCGAGCCATAACTAACAATCTAGAAGCCTTTACTCAACTGCAATTTGAAACGGCATTGCGTCCGAGTTTAGTTACTGGAGTCATAGATTTACGTTTGGGAGCTAGAGGTACAAATTATTACGGCAGTTTCCGTGATTTCCTCCCTCCTGACAAAAACAACGGCACGCAATTAGATTTCCATTCCGCAGTATTTGCCACTGGTGCGATCGGGGAATGGTTGTTTACGGGTGCATACAACAGTTCTCGTAGCCTCAACGAAGATTGTGACTGTAATAATCGGCTGTTTAGAACTTACCAATCCAGCGAGCAAAACTATCCTGTTTATGGCGATAGCTCGAAAGTTGATGTCGTTACTCCTTCCATTGACAGTGTATTTCTGCGTTTCGAGCGTTCATCTCGTATCCCCGGAGTTTCCCCTGATTATGCTATGTGGGGTGACTACAACACAGAAGAATTTGCGCGGGGATCTCAGCAATTTACTGCGATTACCCGTCAACTCCACGGTTTTAAAGCTAACTACAACTTAGGAAATCTCCAAATTACAGGTTTCTATGGCGACCACTTAGAGGGGTTTCAACGGGATACTATTGCTCCCGATGGTACTAGTGGTTATTACTTTCTCTCTCGCAGACTACTACAAGCAGGTAGTGAAAATGTCTTTATCGAGTTAGAAGAACTCAATCGTCCTGGAACTGTATTAGAACGTAAACAGCTTAATCGAGGCCCAGACTACGAAATCGACTATGATCGCGGTACATTATTATTCCGCGAACCGATGCTTCGTACCGATGTCGATCAGGCTGGACAAGTATTGGTACGTCGGATTGTTGTTAGCTACCAATACGACGATCAAAACTCTGATGGCAATATCTATGCTGGTCGTTTGCAATATAACCTTTCCCGCAAGCTTAATCAAGAAAGCTGGATTGGAGCAACTTATATCCAAGAAAATCACGGAGTACGCGACTTTCAACTCTACGGTGTAGATGCGCTGATTGCTCTGGGTGAGAACGGTAAGTTAGTCGCAGAATACGCCCATTCCACTAATGATTCTGATGTTGTGGGAAGAGTCAGAGGTGACGCTTACCGATTGGAAGCTGAGGGACAAATTGCTAACGGAATTCAAGGTCGTGCCTATTATCGCTTTGCTGATACAGGCTTTGCTAATAATGCCACTGTCAGCTTTGTCCCAGGACAAACTCGTTATGGAGCGCAGGTTACAGCGAAAGTGACCTCAACTACCAACCTCAGAGCGCAATACGACCACGAAGACAATTTTGGGATTGCTCCCCAACCTCTAGATACTTTTGAAGAACTATTTGCACCCAGTTCTAATGCGATACCTGGGAGTAGGGTTGATAATTCGCTGACGACAATTTCTGCTGGAATTCAACAACGTTTAGGTAGTGCCATTATTGATCTGGATTGGATTCATCGTCATCGGGAAGACCGCATCCCCGACAGTAGTTTGAGTAGTAATTCCGATCAATTGCGATCGCGTTTTTCCATTCCCCTAGCTAAAAACCTGACTTTCCAGGCGCAAAATGAACTAAGTTTATCTTCCCAAAAAGATCCTATTTACCCAGACCGCACTATCTTCGGGTTGAATTGGGCAGTAATTCCTGGTGTCAGTGTCAGTTTAGCCCAACAGTTTTATAGTAGCGGTCAATATTCGGGTAACTCCATCACTAGCTTGAGTGTCAACGGCGAACACAAACTCGGATCGGATACTACCTTGACCGGTCGTTACTCAATTTTGGGTGGTGCTAACGAAATAACTACCCAAGGGGCAATTGGTCTAAATAATCGTTGGACTATTGCTTCGGGATTGCGCCTGAATGTTGCTTACGAACACGTATTTGGCAACTTCTTCGGACGGACTGCGGCAGGTCAACAATATGCTCAACCCTTCGCTTTTGGTCAATCTGCATCTGCGATCGGATTTGATGGTGGTGATAGCTACAGCATTGGGCTGGAATACAGTGATAATCCGCAGTTTCAAGCCAGCGCCCGTTATGAACATCGTTCTTCTTCTGGTGGAGGGAATACAGTAATTACTGCTGCTGCTGCGGGTAAAATTTCTCCGGCTCTCACAGCCTTAGTACGTTATCAACAAGCTGGTTCTTCCAATCAAAAGCTTTCAGGACTGGGAGATACTGCTAACCTCAAGCTGGGTCTAGCCTACCGCGACCCCAATAACGATAAATTTAATGCTTTATTGCGTTATGAATATCGCCAAAATCCTTCATCCATCCCTGACACCATCCTGTTAGGAAGTGGTACTGGTTCCCAAGACCATACCTTTGCTTTAGAAGCGATTTATGCTCCTAATTGGCAATGGGAATTCTACGGTAAGTATGCTTTACGTAATAGCACCTCTTATTTAGCTAACGATTTAGCTGGTACTAGCACAGTAAATCTGGCGCAATTACGAGCTACTTATCGTTTGGGATATAGCTGGGATTTGGTAGGTGAAGCTCGTGTGATTAGTCAGTCTAGCTATAGCGAAACAGGCTTTGTTGTAGAAACAGGCTACTACCTCACGCCTAACCTGCGCGTCTCTGCTGGATATGTGTTTGGTAAAGTTGATGACAGAGATTTCTCAGGCACACGTTCTGCGGGAGGCGCATATTTAGGCTTCACCGTGAAGCTTAACGAATTGTTTGACGGTTTTGGACAGCAAAAGATTCCGCCACGCCAGCCACAAGAATCTGCGATGAAAACTTTGGTGAATAAACTCAAGGCTGCAACCAGGGGGATGCAAAAGCGTGAAATATAA
- a CDS encoding DUF11 domain-containing protein encodes MCSVSRPQNQKQITSSRSWWRRLTASVLLGSFLHTTISIPTIAQQTNNLVASSPLINQATYTYTDSANNNQYQGSSSQINATPTPLVDPLGRILGCAGTILPDYTGFSVGVYEPNSSDPTGTELGSLVALTRTELPDIPNNNVPGGRSPNTENSNPYFVTNNPAGVYNFLLDPNKGQTDPGRTYIFVVNPPPNSIYRQRRIKIEILGSTGTQGNNIVRYVASSLDGQPISLTGQTRVEQTVVLVPNAEVVGLDLLAFEFTTNLCQANQLQIIKTSDRAAAEPGDTVIYRLSVKNLADAGLNNIFVTDNLPLGFDFLPKSVRGEVDGQLVTITSERNGNTVTFRTDVTIPTEKVLNIAYAAQLTPDALRGTGRNSAIVNAQRADNRFSTKDGPATHQLKISSGILSDCGTIIGRVFVDKNFDGEQQPGEPGIPNAVIFLEDGNRITTDPNGLFSLANALPGYHTGVLDLSSLPGYTLAHNEKFRERNSQSRLVHLEPGGLVRMNFGVTPTFQEPVKK; translated from the coding sequence ATGTGTTCAGTGAGCCGTCCTCAAAACCAAAAGCAAATTACTTCTAGCCGTAGCTGGTGGCGACGGCTAACAGCTAGTGTTCTTTTGGGAAGTTTTTTGCATACTACTATATCTATACCAACGATCGCGCAACAGACTAATAATCTAGTTGCGTCTTCGCCATTAATAAATCAAGCTACTTACACTTATACAGATTCAGCTAATAATAATCAATATCAAGGAAGTTCTAGTCAGATCAACGCCACTCCTACCCCATTAGTTGATCCTTTAGGACGGATCTTAGGTTGCGCTGGCACAATTTTACCTGACTATACAGGTTTTTCAGTTGGGGTATATGAACCTAACTCTAGCGACCCAACAGGGACAGAATTAGGCAGCTTAGTTGCTTTGACTCGAACAGAGTTACCAGATATTCCTAATAACAATGTTCCTGGTGGTAGATCGCCAAATACCGAGAATAGTAACCCCTACTTCGTTACGAATAACCCTGCGGGTGTCTACAATTTCCTACTCGATCCCAATAAGGGTCAAACCGATCCAGGTAGAACCTACATTTTTGTAGTTAATCCGCCACCAAATTCTATCTACAGACAGAGGCGGATCAAGATTGAAATCCTTGGTAGCACTGGCACACAAGGTAATAATATTGTGCGATATGTTGCTAGTTCTCTGGATGGTCAACCAATCAGTCTCACAGGCCAAACCAGGGTAGAGCAAACAGTCGTTTTAGTTCCCAATGCAGAAGTTGTGGGACTGGATTTATTAGCCTTTGAATTTACTACAAATCTGTGTCAAGCCAATCAGTTACAGATTATCAAAACAAGCGATCGCGCTGCTGCTGAACCTGGAGATACAGTCATCTACCGCCTGTCAGTAAAAAATCTCGCTGATGCTGGTTTGAATAATATATTTGTCACCGACAACTTACCTTTAGGATTCGATTTTTTGCCGAAATCTGTGCGGGGAGAGGTAGATGGTCAACTCGTCACTATCACTTCAGAACGCAATGGTAATACAGTGACATTCCGCACAGATGTAACCATTCCCACAGAGAAAGTCTTGAATATTGCCTACGCTGCTCAACTAACACCTGATGCGCTGCGTGGGACTGGTCGCAACAGTGCGATCGTTAATGCTCAACGAGCCGATAACCGTTTTAGCACCAAGGATGGTCCTGCAACACACCAGTTGAAAATTAGTTCAGGAATCCTTTCTGACTGTGGCACGATTATCGGTCGGGTATTTGTTGATAAAAACTTTGACGGTGAACAACAACCTGGTGAGCCGGGGATACCAAATGCAGTGATTTTTCTGGAGGACGGAAACCGCATCACTACAGATCCTAATGGTTTGTTCTCCTTAGCTAATGCCTTACCTGGATATCACACAGGTGTATTAGACCTGAGCAGTTTACCTGGTTACACCCTAGCTCATAACGAAAAATTCCGCGAACGAAATAGCCAATCTCGCTTGGTGCATTTAGAGCCTGGTGGCTTGGTACGTATGAACTTCGGTGTCACCCCCACATTTCAGGAGCCAGTCAAGAAATGA
- a CDS encoding DUF11 domain-containing protein, producing MKRVSLAGLGAVALIATVPFFGQIPGIANVWHLESAVAQNIKTQGQIQLRLEAEKQVVAQDQQGKQSQKWEPLKGQVVVQPGDVLRYTLTGENKSDRPVKNLTFNQPIPKGMVYVLNSTTVANNAKVIYSIDGGRSFVENPTVKVTLPNGKVETKPAPASAYTHIRLQIPSLAAKTTVKATYQTQVR from the coding sequence ATGAAGCGTGTTTCTCTTGCAGGTTTAGGAGCCGTCGCTCTCATTGCTACAGTCCCATTTTTCGGTCAAATTCCGGGAATCGCAAATGTATGGCATTTAGAAAGTGCTGTTGCTCAGAATATCAAAACTCAAGGGCAAATTCAATTGCGCTTAGAAGCAGAAAAGCAAGTAGTAGCACAGGATCAGCAGGGTAAGCAAAGTCAGAAATGGGAACCTTTGAAAGGTCAAGTTGTGGTGCAACCTGGAGATGTGTTGCGATATACCTTGACTGGTGAAAATAAGAGCGATCGCCCAGTGAAGAATTTGACTTTTAATCAACCTATTCCGAAAGGAATGGTTTACGTGCTGAATTCTACTACTGTCGCCAACAATGCCAAAGTTATTTACAGCATTGATGGCGGACGTAGCTTTGTCGAAAATCCCACTGTGAAAGTTACTCTTCCTAACGGCAAAGTGGAAACAAAGCCCGCACCAGCCAGTGCTTATACCCATATCCGTTTGCAGATTCCCTCACTTGCAGCCAAGACAACAGTGAAAGCGACTTATCAAACCCAAGTGCGCTGA